One Archocentrus centrarchus isolate MPI-CPG fArcCen1 chromosome 10, fArcCen1, whole genome shotgun sequence genomic region harbors:
- the LOC115787119 gene encoding neuronal acetylcholine receptor subunit beta-2-like, whose translation MAAPVKATLALLVLTVATVLCAEVEERLVNHLLSPERYNKLIRPAVNTSQQVTIYIQVSLAQLINVNEREQIMTTNCWLTQGWNDYRLMWDPEEYEGIKKIRLPSQHIWLPDIVLYNNADGTYEVSFYSNAVVSNNGEVAWLPPAIYKSACKIEVRDFPFDQQNCTLKFRSWTYDHTEIDLILLSDYASRDDFKPSGEWDIVSLPGRKNEDPNDIRYLDITYDFIIKRKPLFYTINLIIPCILITSLAILVFYLPSDCGEKMTLCISVLLALTVFLLLISKIVPPTSLAVPLIGKYLMFTMVLVTFSIVTSVCVLNVHHRSPSTHTMPPWVKRVFLYRLPSFLFMRRPGSSNIRERFRKKHQKQKYSDQKRCGAEGGSGSSTAMADSSSSFFVNEESAKHYGWRVSDLSENTEFRKRMTLKSNIDVEDAVDGVRYIAEKMKSEDDDEGIIEDWKYVAMVIDRLFLWIFVFVCVVGTMGLFMQPLFQSYNTPIIEDIEHNSET comes from the exons cTGTCCTGTGTGCGGAGGTGGAGGAACGTTTGGTGAATCACCTGTTGTCACCGGAGCGCTACAACAAACTCATTAGGCCAGCTGTCAACACCAGCCAGCAGGTCACCATTTACATCCAGGTGTCTCTAGCCCAGCTGATCAATGTg AATGAGAGGGAGCAGATCATGACCACCAACTGTTGGCTCACTCAG GGCTGGAATGACTACAGATTAATGTGGGATCCTGAAGAGTACGAGGGAATCAAGAAAATCCGACTCCCGTCACAACACATCTGGCTGCCTGACATTGTCCTTTACAACAA TGCTGATGGCACCTATGAAGTCTCCTTTTACTCCAATGCTGTGGTCTCCAATAATGGCGAAGTGGCCTGGCTCCCACCAGCGATCTACAAGTCGGCCTGTAAAATCGAAGTCCGTGATTTCCCCTTTGACCAGCAGAACTGCACTCTCAAATTTCGTTCTTGGACCTATGACCACACAGAGATTGATCTCATCCTCCTCAGTGATTATGCCTCACGTGATGACTTCAAACCCAGTGGTGAGTGGGATATTGTTTCACTGCCTGGACGCAAGAATGAAGACCCTAATGATATCAGATACCTGGATATTACCTATGACTTTATTATCAAGAGAAAACCGCTCTTCTACACCATCAACCTGATCATTCCCTGCATCCTGATCACATCACTGGCTATTCTTGTGTTTTACCTCCCATCAGACTGTGGTGAGAAGATGACTCTTTGTATTTCAGTCCTCCTGGCCCTGACTGTGTTTTTACTCCTTATCTCAAAGATTGTGCCACCTACGTCTCTAGCAGTGCCTCTGATTGGGAAGTACCTAATGTTTACAATGGTGCTGGTCACCTTCTCTATTGTCACCAGCGTTTGTGTGCTCAATGTGCACCATCGGTCACCCAGTACGCACACCATGCCTCCTTGGGTCAAGCGTGTCTTTCTGTATCGGCTTCCCTCTTTCCTCTTCATGCGGAGACCCGGTAGCTCTAACATCCGTGAACGATTCCGGAAAAAGCACCAGAAGCAAAAGTACTCTGACCAGAAGCGGTGTGGAGCAGAGGGTGGAAGTGGAAGTTCCACTGCAATGGCTGATTCCTCCTCATCCTTCTTTGTTAATGAGGAGTCGGCCAAACACTATGGCTGGAGGGTCAGTGACTTGTCAGAGAACACAGAGTTCAGGAAGAGGATGACCTTGAAGAGCAACATTGATGTGGAAGATGCAGTTGATGGAGTACGCTATATTGCTGAGAAGATGAAGAGTGAGGATGATGACGAAGGG ATCATTGAAGACTGGAAATATGTGGCGATGGTGATTGACCGTCTTTTCCTGtggatctttgtgtttgtgtgtgtagttgGGACAATGGGCCTCTTCATGCAGCCTCTTTTTCAGAGTTATAACACCCCCATTATTGAGGACATAGAGCATAATTCTGAAACTTGA